A window of Verrucomicrobiota bacterium JB022 contains these coding sequences:
- a CDS encoding DUF2905 domain-containing protein, whose product MEPLGKAIVCLGLLLVVVGLVVWLAGGRGWLDWFGRLPGDVRFESGSTRVYFPVVTCIVVSIVLSLVMWLFRR is encoded by the coding sequence ATGGAGCCGCTCGGCAAAGCCATCGTCTGCCTCGGCCTGCTACTCGTCGTAGTGGGCCTGGTCGTCTGGCTCGCGGGCGGTCGCGGCTGGCTCGACTGGTTTGGCCGTTTGCCGGGCGACGTGCGCTTCGAAAGCGGCAGCACGCGCGTCTACTTTCCGGTCGTCACCTGCATCGTCGTCAGCATCGTGCTGAGTCTGGTGATGTGGCTGTTCCGGCGGTAG
- a CDS encoding PEP-CTERM sorting domain-containing protein (PEP-CTERM proteins occur, often in large numbers, in the proteomes of bacteria that also encode an exosortase, a predicted intramembrane cysteine proteinase. The presence of a PEP-CTERM domain at a protein's C-terminus predicts cleavage within the sorting domain, followed by covalent anchoring to some some component of the (usually Gram-negative) cell surface. Many PEP-CTERM proteins exhibit an unusual sequence composition that includes large numbers of potential glycosylation sites. Expression of one such protein has been shown restore the ability of a bacterium to form floc, a type of biofilm.) — translation MRKQLSLSLLALSAAASLSAAVSINSADFAYYDNFNNFAGTGAAPNWTVIGAGDSRGPGYLGRSDGTSELGGIYSYGSNGDFSFGMLPNEGYSASIRIGFTNNLSFTIDSYYVGFDAEHWHGNNGGKASNWKFNYIDPDGSTPNRNYSNLDYTASTDVPGGAAGDMPFDTTALGLNISDRPIAAGETIYFEFYFPEQTDGYEAQGISFDNFTFAIGSLDGVTIDYMSNIAIAQLAAVPEPRTYAILAGLATLGFVAYRRKRNG, via the coding sequence ATGCGCAAGCAACTGTCCCTCAGCCTTTTGGCCCTCTCCGCAGCCGCCTCCCTGTCTGCTGCCGTCTCCATCAATAGCGCCGACTTCGCGTATTACGACAATTTCAACAATTTCGCCGGCACCGGCGCTGCGCCGAACTGGACCGTGATCGGCGCTGGCGACAGCCGCGGCCCCGGCTATCTGGGCCGCAGCGACGGCACCAGCGAGCTGGGCGGCATCTACAGCTACGGCAGCAACGGCGATTTTTCTTTCGGTATGTTGCCCAACGAAGGCTACTCCGCCTCCATCCGCATCGGATTTACCAACAACCTGAGCTTTACCATCGACTCCTACTACGTGGGCTTCGATGCCGAGCACTGGCATGGCAATAACGGCGGCAAGGCCAGCAACTGGAAGTTTAACTACATCGACCCGGACGGCAGCACGCCAAACCGCAATTACAGCAACCTCGATTACACGGCCTCCACTGATGTGCCGGGCGGGGCGGCGGGCGACATGCCCTTCGACACCACCGCGCTGGGCCTCAACATCTCCGACCGCCCGATCGCCGCTGGTGAAACGATCTACTTCGAATTCTACTTCCCGGAGCAGACCGACGGCTACGAGGCCCAAGGCATCTCCTTCGACAACTTTACCTTCGCCATCGGCTCGCTCGACGGCGTGACGATCGACTACATGTCGAACATCGCGATTGCCCAACTGGCCGCCGTGCCCGAACCGCGCACCTACGCCATCCTGGCCGGCCTCGCCACCCTCGGCTTCGTCGCCTACCGCCGCAAGCGCAACGGCTAA
- a CDS encoding DNA-directed RNA polymerase subunit omega, translating into MRDEYIKAAQKVIPDPNILVNVVSRRVKQLKFGQRPMVESLERLSPEDIALREVIEGKITYELFEGEEDEETNEAPRL; encoded by the coding sequence GTGAGAGACGAATACATCAAAGCCGCCCAGAAAGTGATCCCGGACCCGAACATCCTCGTCAACGTGGTGTCCCGCCGGGTGAAACAGCTCAAGTTCGGCCAGCGCCCGATGGTCGAGTCCCTGGAGCGACTGAGCCCCGAAGACATCGCCCTGCGCGAAGTCATCGAAGGCAAGATCACCTACGAACTCTTCGAAGGCGAAGAAGACGAGGAGACCAACGAGGCTCCGCGCCTGTAG
- the smpB gene encoding SsrA-binding protein SmpB, with protein sequence MARKNSKSGERYCEIRNSKAQRDYFVDETLEAGLVLQGTEVKSIRAGGAQISESFVRIDRGEAILYHANIQEYAFGNFQNHNPYRPRKLLLHRKEILKWEQAIKAGGLAIIPLKMYFKNGMVKVQLGLCRGKREYDKREDLKEAVDRREMDRAIKAHLHR encoded by the coding sequence ATGGCCCGCAAAAACAGCAAATCCGGTGAGCGGTATTGCGAGATCCGCAACAGCAAGGCTCAGCGCGACTACTTCGTGGACGAGACCCTTGAGGCTGGCCTGGTGCTGCAGGGCACGGAAGTGAAGAGCATCCGCGCGGGCGGTGCGCAGATCAGCGAATCTTTTGTGCGCATCGACCGAGGCGAGGCGATCCTCTACCACGCCAACATTCAGGAATACGCCTTCGGCAACTTCCAGAACCACAACCCCTACCGCCCCCGCAAGCTGCTGCTCCACCGCAAGGAGATCCTCAAGTGGGAGCAGGCGATCAAGGCAGGTGGGCTGGCGATCATCCCGCTCAAGATGTATTTCAAGAACGGCATGGTCAAAGTCCAGTTGGGGCTCTGCCGCGGCAAGCGCGAGTATGACAAGCGCGAAGACCTGAAGGAAGCCGTCGACCGTCGCGAGATGGACCGCGCGATCAAGGCTCACCTGCACCGCTAA
- a CDS encoding tRNA (cytidine(34)-2'-O)-methyltransferase: MDAEPRLHLVLFNPEIPQNTGNVGRLCAFTDCRLHLIKPLGFTITDRHLKRSGMDYWHELDLHIHDDWQAFRASPLAPQRLWLFTTHATQTYWQAQFQPGDGLVFGNEGHGAPEWLHDEIGPSQRLTLPRFSQKPLRSLNLSTAVGIAAYEALRQFEFGA, encoded by the coding sequence ATGGATGCCGAGCCGCGCCTGCACCTGGTGCTCTTTAACCCCGAGATCCCGCAAAATACGGGCAACGTGGGTCGCCTCTGCGCCTTTACCGACTGCCGCCTGCACCTGATCAAGCCGCTCGGCTTTACCATTACCGACCGGCACCTCAAGCGCAGCGGCATGGACTATTGGCACGAGCTGGATCTGCACATCCACGACGACTGGCAGGCTTTTCGTGCCAGTCCGTTGGCTCCACAGCGCCTCTGGCTCTTCACCACGCACGCCACGCAGACGTATTGGCAAGCCCAGTTCCAGCCCGGCGACGGCCTCGTCTTTGGCAACGAAGGCCACGGCGCGCCTGAATGGTTGCACGACGAGATCGGCCCCTCCCAACGCCTGACCTTGCCGCGCTTCAGTCAAAAGCCCCTGCGCTCACTCAACCTCTCCACCGCCGTCGGCATTGCCGCCTACGAAGCGCTCCGCCAGTTCGAGTTTGGGGCGTGA
- a CDS encoding biliverdin-producing heme oxygenase: MPSSSVKLSAALRTLTAESHRAAERSPFVRRLIRGPLSLPAYIFYLRELQVAYQALESALRTHSAHPALTQFVRPELFRAVALAEDIEQLTDVSDGEQPVESLPYAGQHYARHLEEIAAETPAALLAHLYVRYLGDMSGGQMIGQAIQRQFELPDEVGLNFYNFADIPDLDAYKEQFRNWIDETPLTENERSLVLEEAVRGFDLSNAIFDEAERLGVE; the protein is encoded by the coding sequence ATGCCCTCTTCGTCGGTCAAGCTTTCTGCCGCCTTGCGCACCTTGACAGCGGAATCCCACCGCGCCGCCGAACGGTCTCCCTTTGTGAGACGGTTGATCCGTGGCCCCCTGTCTTTGCCCGCATACATCTTCTACCTGCGCGAACTGCAGGTAGCCTACCAAGCCCTGGAATCCGCTTTACGGACACACTCGGCCCACCCTGCCCTTACGCAGTTCGTCCGCCCGGAGCTTTTCCGCGCAGTGGCCCTGGCGGAGGACATCGAACAACTCACCGACGTTTCGGACGGCGAGCAACCGGTAGAAAGCCTACCCTACGCAGGCCAGCACTACGCCCGCCACCTGGAGGAAATCGCCGCCGAGACTCCTGCCGCACTGTTGGCACACCTCTACGTGCGCTACCTCGGCGACATGTCGGGCGGTCAGATGATTGGTCAAGCCATTCAGCGCCAATTCGAACTGCCGGACGAGGTGGGTCTCAACTTCTACAACTTTGCCGACATACCCGATCTCGATGCCTACAAGGAGCAGTTCCGCAACTGGATCGACGAGACGCCCTTGACCGAAAACGAACGCTCCCTCGTGCTCGAAGAAGCCGTACGCGGCTTCGACCTCAGCAACGCGATCTTCGACGAAGCCGAGCGTCTGGGCGTGGAATAG
- a CDS encoding PEP-CTERM sorting domain-containing protein has product MKLPQCLGLFRWSSVAAAVALLGSASTANAELFAYEGFDNPTLNALPTFNAPDATDLSAVASSGYGFSGGWTLNNKTQVENSKYYSAGLQYPSNYPGSFTAVGGHGVNAAGGANSAFRLNFSTDTATAVNSASKVYISFLGQRQGQITPETGLNGLAAPGTYMNPYPRPAGFRIPHQPTNNDNGALGLFGTNGNNAENNGWGAWGFKDANGVMSGADVDSVDFIVAELDMVTSTISFWVNPQVDGTSDGYVSFVYADGGVVQPISMYAFGVEAGSGNAERAPGEWAFDEIRIGDSWQDVAGFTVSGPVVPEPSTYAAFAGVLALGLVVYRRRRS; this is encoded by the coding sequence ATGAAACTACCCCAATGTCTCGGTCTGTTTCGTTGGTCCAGTGTCGCTGCGGCTGTCGCCCTGCTTGGCTCTGCCTCCACTGCCAACGCCGAACTTTTCGCCTACGAAGGCTTCGATAACCCTACGCTCAATGCGCTGCCCACCTTTAACGCGCCTGATGCTACGGATCTGAGTGCGGTTGCTTCCAGTGGTTATGGCTTCAGTGGCGGCTGGACGCTTAACAACAAAACTCAGGTCGAAAATTCCAAGTATTACTCCGCCGGTCTGCAGTACCCGAGCAATTATCCGGGTTCGTTCACGGCTGTAGGTGGCCACGGGGTCAACGCAGCGGGCGGTGCCAATTCAGCTTTCCGCCTTAATTTCAGCACGGACACCGCTACTGCAGTCAACTCTGCCAGTAAGGTTTATATTTCTTTTCTGGGCCAGCGCCAAGGTCAGATCACTCCGGAAACGGGCCTCAACGGATTGGCCGCCCCCGGTACTTATATGAACCCTTACCCCCGCCCGGCTGGGTTCCGTATCCCGCATCAACCGACCAATAATGATAACGGCGCGTTGGGCTTGTTCGGCACCAACGGGAATAATGCTGAAAATAACGGCTGGGGCGCCTGGGGCTTCAAGGACGCCAACGGTGTTATGAGCGGGGCTGATGTTGATTCGGTGGACTTCATTGTCGCTGAACTCGATATGGTCACCTCCACCATCAGCTTCTGGGTAAACCCGCAGGTTGACGGTACGTCTGACGGCTACGTTAGCTTCGTTTATGCCGATGGCGGCGTTGTCCAGCCCATCAGCATGTATGCCTTTGGTGTGGAAGCTGGCAGCGGTAATGCTGAGCGCGCACCGGGCGAGTGGGCTTTCGACGAGATTCGTATTGGTGATTCCTGGCAAGATGTCGCTGGCTTCACGGTTAGCGGCCCAGTCGTGCCGGAACCCTCCACCTACGCCGCGTTTGCGGGCGTACTGGCGCTGGGCCTCGTGGTCTACCGCCGTCGCCGCAGCTAA